In one Lolium rigidum isolate FL_2022 chromosome 3, APGP_CSIRO_Lrig_0.1, whole genome shotgun sequence genomic region, the following are encoded:
- the LOC124699195 gene encoding uncharacterized protein LOC124699195 → MAPSPVLPRRLSLVVRGVTAAAAIKHPNILNYSLGPDSGSSSSSSTRSRSSRRFSSNAEQSTRSRRWWYDEAQLHDDYDEEEGPSFGASASWDQAFDEPWFAKVSRAYWYVLPLILASMLLATGRQAFLLAMAVPLAQSAASFAIRAFSSTFGRSQEEYHDDDDDYYSDYRSSGWEESGEHEFKSTSYSTKYRDGRSQQQHSWAKDDSSEVSETSEEPDDTDVFSASSSNTSRTSFGGWDELVGAGDDQYTGRSKRPAGAAPPPDAATAADNAATDAGAARSVGWRRKPQPETTTRRRPRSRAAARYTQSPLLMRLLVAVFPFLGSWFRIMH, encoded by the exons ATGGCGCCGTCGCCGGTGCTGCCACGGCGGCTCAGCCTAGTAGTCAGAGGAGTAACGGCGGCGGCAGCCATCAAACATCCCAATATCCTCAACTACTCCCTTGGCCCTGACAGCGGCTCCTCTTCTTCGTCCAGCACGAGGAGCAGAAGCAGCAGGCGCTTCTCCTCCAACGCCGAGCAGTCCACCAGGAGCCGGAGGTGGTGGTACGACGAGGCCCAGTTACACGACGactacgacgaggaggagggccccTCGTTCGGTGCCTCCGCGAGCTGGGACCAGGCGTTCGACGAGCCATGGTTCGCCAAG GTGTCACGGGCGTACTGGTACGTGCTCCCTCTGATTCTGGCGTCCATGCTGCTGGCCACGGGGCGGCAGGCGTTCCTCTTGGCAATGGCCGTCCCGCTCGCCCAATCCGCGGCCTCCTTCGCCATCCGCGCATTCTCCAGTACATTTGGCCGTAGCCAAGAAGAGtaccacgacgacgacgatgattacTACTCCGACTACAGAAGCAGCGGCTGGGAGGAATCCGGAGAACATGAATTTAAAAGCACCTCCTACTCGACCAAGTATAGAGATGGCAGGAGCCAGCAGCAGCACTCATGGGCGAAGGATGACAGCTCTGAAGTTTCAGAAACAAGTGAGGAACCAGATGATACTGACGTTTTCAGTGCCAGCAGCAGCAACACTAGCAGAACTAGTTTTGGAGGATGGGACGAGCTCGTCGGTGCCGGCGACGACCAGTACACCGGCAGAAGCAAGCGGCCTGCAGGAGCGGCGCCCCCGCCGGATGCTGCTACTGCTGCTGATAACGCTGCTACTGATGCTGGTGCGGCGAGATCagtggggtggaggaggaagccaCAACCTGAAACAACAACACGGAGGAGACCAAGAAGCAGAGCAGCTGCGAGGTACACGCAGTCGCCCCTGTTGATGCGCCTGCTCGTCGCGGTCTTTCCATTCCTCGGGTCGTGGTTCAGGATCATGCATTAG